ataaagttttttaaaaaaatatttcaaacATATGACTTTTCGTGAAACAATTTccaaaaatataatattttaagtTTCATTTTGAAAAATACGACCTGTAACTCCTGCAACCTGAAATGCAACTATTTTTCTGAAAGTTGATTTTAAACTTGATTCAGTTGCAAACTTGAAAGGCAACTAATCCAACCTTAAAATCAACTTTTTCAAATATGAAATTGTGTTGAATATGTAACATCCCAGTCCTACATCGATAAAAATTGGAATTTCTATTAAGTTTATAAGGCAAAATATTACTAACAAATACAGTAACAAAATATGATATTTTGAGGGTCTGGGTTTTTATATTATCCAAGTTGGGTGCATTCGGGAAAGTAGTTTTCGGTTTTTTTGAGATTCGTAATCGATACTTGACCAGATTTTCAAAAAATACTCAGGATTTTACCTGAGTTGTCGCATATAATATTAGAGCTTAATTTCGATCGTGGTGGGACCTGGGGTTATAGGCCCACCACCTATTTTGTGCGTCACTTTGATTTGTTGGTGCATTTATTAGTTGTAATTTGCGTTATAAATTCAACaaaaaatttcaatttttattGATACGAGACTGAGGTATTATCAAATAACAAGTTGTAAATTGTattattgaaattaaaattttaagaATTATATGAAAATATAGATATTTAGGCAATTTCCCAAAACGATTTAACCTCGCAATTTTCTTTTTATCGATTTTTTTAGAGCTTTTTTAATCGAAttttgttttatttgattttcaaCAAAAGGCTGTTCACGAGAGAAATAAGTAAATCGGACTGGATTTGAAAATACAAAATCAGAATGTTGAATCTGCAAAGGAGAGATACGGAAGGCGACAAGAAGGAAGCGTGTTTCAGCAGCACTGGCCCCGTGGAACCCACATTAATAGACTCTGAACTCTGAAGGAGTAAAAGAATCGCAAACATGGCGGTGACTCACGGACTATTTTCACCCCCCCCGCCCAACAACTGCTCCCACTTTACCGATCATCACGGTTTTCTCAACGCATCATCCGTTTTCTATTTTAATACCTCCTATCTCTCCCTCGTCTTTTACTATTTATATTAATCAGGACTGTGTCACATGTTTACACTATTTTAAATGTGCATTTTTCGTAAAAACGAAAAATATATAAGTCTATTCTATCTCTTATTATTGAATATTCGAATATTATATGTACTTCCTAAAAAGATTTCAGGAGACATTTTCATTAGCATAAAATTTATTTCAACGTTTGAATGATAGATATGTAATTAAATTAGTGTTTTGGCTAATAAAATTATAGTTGTGAGTAATTTTGCTTAAATATTTGATAAGTCTATTCAATAATCATGGGTCATGGTTATGATTAGTAATAATTATTGGCTTAAATGAGCACCAATAACTCAAATGGTTAAAAGTTTGTTGAATTTGGTTATGATTCCAACccaattattaaaatatatacttatttataaaattataatccacatttataaaaataaaactgttTGCTTAAATATATGATGTTGGAgtgttgttttattatcctgtatGACTTGTGGACAAAAACTAGTTTCCAAATGAATTTAGTTTTTTGACTTTTCTCCTTGCGTGTctaagaaaataaaaagaaaatgaaaatgtgttaaaattttgatttgcataatttatttttctctctctgtcatcataaaaaataaaatttgaagaAAATTGATCCATACTTACCACTCTCTCCGACCACTCATCTGTTATATATATTTGTCAACTTGTCATCTATTGtcttaatttaatttttaagTAAACTCGGGTTTTGGTCTTCTATATTTGTTGATCCTGTTAATTTCACTTAactttttctaattttttcaaACCCTTAATGTGTATGTACTATATAACTCTTTTTCTCATCAACTATATCTTTATGTATTACTATTTTGTCTTTATGTAttactatttttatttttatataatatcaGTGGTGTGTGAAAatatatttgtacagttaattaataattaggtgtgtacatgtatatattatatatattataatataaaaattatttataaatgttcatcattattttattatatgtatagatgcactatttatatttttattaagaacataataaatattatgtaatttaagtataaaaaaatatattttattgttaactaaatttataaaaattctaaTATAAAGATATGTTTTAGTCATCATGTATTTTATTTATATGTAGTAATGTTTCTTAATCATTTTTCCATTTATTTTAAGTATGTTATTTTATTTTCAATCAATCTTAATAActatctatttttattttataaattttacttTAAAATATTGACATAAATGTAAAAATGTTCTACTATTAgcattaaatatattttattaaatattataattttattttaactaatatatatttgaatttaataaaaaaattgaatataGATAATGATTATAACTAGAGAATTTACCAAAAATAATAACTTTTCTAAGTTTTTTTTGCGATTTTAATatcttctgatttttttttgcaaaaatacggaatCAACCAAAATCTACTAAAATCAACCAAATATGCAACTGGTTGAATAAAGTTTTTTTGGTTGATTTGAGGTTGCATGTAGTTGCAGAAACTTGTCAAATGTTGCATGCAGTTGATTACAGTTGCCAAAAAATCTTATTTTTgcaaaattttttgaaaaatagtatttttgcaaattaaaagtatttttacaaattttttaataaagtgatagtatttttgcaaaaatatttttacccttaaatatttttcaaaaaagccCTTATAACTAATACCACTGAAATAAATTTTAGCTCTTACTTCTTTTTTTACTAAAAGTTTTGGAAATATGTTACTATACTATAGGATGAAGAATGGAATAATCGTATATTTTTACTTTCTCTTGGAATTTAGGTAAACCAAGAAAAAAGAAGCAAAAGAAGAAGAGAATTTTGCGTGTGTATATAATTGGCGAAGGATGAGAGGGAGGTGAGAACTACTAATATACAGTCACAAAAAAGGCAGGTTTGAAACTAGTTTCGCGGCTGTAGCTACGGAGCCTAGGATACAGTATTCAATGATCATGTCACTTCAACCTCCAAGAAAAATTCATTAAGTACAACTCCGACATCATGTACAACAAGTCCCCATTACATTacccttctctctctctctctctctctctctcgtcaATGTTTCTTCTGTTACCCCCCATTCTTCAGTCTATATCAAAACCTCTGCCTTTTTGTTTCATCTCTCCCTACTACCTACTACTAGGCACTAGCTAGGCACTAGCTACACTACTAATAGTACTTCACTCTTTCTCCCTGGCCATTTTTAAGTTTTTACCACCTCTTTTTCTGCTCCTTCTGCATCTAAAGATTGAGTGTTCTGTGTAGCATTTCTCAAACATGTCAAAAATGGAGTCTTCATCTTCACCATTTCTAACACCTCTGCAAACCCCATTATCTAAATCTTCACCAAAGCCCTCCAAGAAAAgccttgttgcttcttttatgGAGGCTACTACATCAAGAACACCTTCTTTTAAAGAAGATACTTATTTTCTCACTCACTTGAAGCCATCTGAGAAAAAGTCACTTCAAGAACTTAAAGAAAAGCTCAAGGCCTCTCATGGGGGGGTTGAGTCAATGTGGGGTGTTTCACTTTTAAGTGGTGATGAAAAGGCTGATGTGATTCTCTTGAAGTTCTTGAGAGCTAGAGATTTTAGGGTTCAAGATGCTCTTCAAATGTTGGTTAAATGTTTGGAATGGAGAAAAGAATTTAAGGCTGATAACATAGTTGAAGAAGACTTGGGAGTTAAAGAACTTGAAGGTGTTGTTGCTTACATGAATGGGTATGATAAACAAGGCCATCCTGTTTGTTATAATGCTTATGGGGTTTTTAGAGACAAGGAAATGTATGACAAGACCTTTGGTGATGATGTGAAATTAGAGAAGTTTTTGAGGTGGAGGGTTCAAGTTCTTGAAAGAGGAATCAAGATGTTGCACTTTAAGCCTGGTGGGATTAACTCTATTATTCAAGTTACTGATCTTAAAGACATGCCTAAAAGAGAGCTAAGGGTGGCTTCTAATCACATTCTTTCTCTATTCCAAGATAATTACCCTGAAATGGTTGCTAGAAAGGTGCTCAATTTTTTTGATAAATTTGTGTTTATATGTAATACGTGTAATGGGTGTGAATATTTTAGTAATATTCTTGATCTGGGATTTTTACAGATATTTATCAATGTGCCATGGTACTTCAGTGTGTTGTATTCTGTGTTTAGTCCTTTCTTAACTCAAAGGACTAAGAGCAAGTTTGTAATCTCCAAGGAAGGAAATGTTACAGAGACTCTTTACAAGTAAGCTATTGTTCTGTTGTGTTTTTGGTTACTATATAATTGATTGTTTTTTGCCTATATCTCTCTTTTATGCAAATAATGTTGCTTGTAAATCTGAATGCTGTTACTCTTGAATGCTTGAGCTAATTTTATGATGTGGAATGTGATGTACTGTTACAGGTTCATTAGGCCAGAGAATATTCCAGTTCAGTATGGAGGATTGAGTCGACTCGGTGATTCggagaatagtccatcaaaacCAGCATCCGAGTTTACTGTCAAAGGAGGAGAGAAAGTGAACATTCAAATAGAGGGGATTGAGGTGATTAATTTTAATTTGCTAGCTCTCACTTTCTTGCTTAAAGTTTGCAACAGTATTCATTCTCTAATCCAAAAGTTATCTGTTAGCCCATAGGGAATTTTTTGATCATGCTGCTACATACTCTTTTACATTTTGTTGTATTAGTCTATTACATACAGCATAATTTCTTTATTGACTAGTAATCTGTATAAATTTGTTAAAATAGAATGCAATGTAATGTAATAATTACAAAGGTTAATGGACCGCAGATACACACACAAAAAAAATCACAACAATCATAAAGTAGTAAATATTCTTGAAACATTATTAATCCTACTCGACTACTTCGTGAAAGTTGAATCTCACTTCGATCAAACAGTGTAAATCATCCTTTTTAATGTACAGACATATTGCCTAGTAGAAGAATACTTCGTGGTCTCCCGAAGCTTGTTACTAATCAGTGTCGCATTTTCCATGCACAGGGAACTACCTTTAACATGTCTAATGATATAATTCCTGGACCTATGTGCATCTACCAGGACTTGTTTTTCTTATGCCGCCCCTTTAGCTTAGAGTTTTAAGATACTTAAACGTTGTTTCTGAGTCTGATTCATTTACTTTAGGGATAACTTTGATCGGTCCACAGTCCACACTTTCCGAATCTAGAATAGGATTTAATTCTTATAGCATTTTTGTCTTTCCACTCTACTTTGGCCTCTAACTTGAAGGCTCTAACATTGTGATCCTCAAGTCCTCTCGATCTGTGATTCACTCTAGTTTTTTAGCCTTCTAGGACGAGATGTCTTCTTAATCCGCCTGTCTTCTTCATAATCTGAAAATAATTCACTACAATAAATCATGATGAGTTTGCAGGGTTATACGAAGGGATTTCCCTGCTACAAATATGGATTATTTGAATAAAGTTTTTTTTTTATGAGTGGATGATTTCGTGCATATAGGCTTGTAATTTGCAAGTGATTTGAGACACTTATGAGTGACTTGAATGTTTAACTTGATTCGATGATTAGGAGATGg
The sequence above is drawn from the Apium graveolens cultivar Ventura chromosome 2, ASM990537v1, whole genome shotgun sequence genome and encodes:
- the LOC141707507 gene encoding patellin-6-like → MSKMESSSSPFLTPLQTPLSKSSPKPSKKSLVASFMEATTSRTPSFKEDTYFLTHLKPSEKKSLQELKEKLKASHGGVESMWGVSLLSGDEKADVILLKFLRARDFRVQDALQMLVKCLEWRKEFKADNIVEEDLGVKELEGVVAYMNGYDKQGHPVCYNAYGVFRDKEMYDKTFGDDVKLEKFLRWRVQVLERGIKMLHFKPGGINSIIQVTDLKDMPKRELRVASNHILSLFQDNYPEMVARKIFINVPWYFSVLYSVFSPFLTQRTKSKFVISKEGNVTETLYKFIRPENIPVQYGGLSRLGDSENSPSKPASEFTVKGGEKVNIQIEGIEAGATISWDIVVGGWELEYCAEFVPIAEGSYTIAVEKPRKMAAAEEAVHNSYTSKEAGKLVLSVDNIASRKRKVAAYRYVVRKSTSSTLT